Proteins from a genomic interval of Caldicellulosiruptor diazotrophicus:
- a CDS encoding M20 family metallopeptidase: protein MEFCAEKLKDTIRKNMELFISIRRDLNRLAELSYEEYKTQKYITERLSEWGIENFPIAKTGVIGIINRSEECIGIRSDMDAILVEGQPRHCCGHDFHMAVVLGTAKVLVDMGFEGCVKFIFQPAEEGPGGAKRVIEEGGLENPKVTKLLGFHVWPGVDVGTIEVSSGAIMASVDDFEIEFIGKGGHAAMPEATKNPIYPATDFIQSSNNFFSAFSNKLYSFHISFSSINSGETFNVISETCKIKGTVRTFDSSMQEFIYKNIKKLAKLSAQKYDCHVNINYYFQYPPLINSYQATEEFLDVAKKLLGPKNVKKAIPSFTAEDFAFYCQIIPSVYFRLGIKEKGKGENPLHSPYFDASENSIFYGIFLLAGYLLSLQKS, encoded by the coding sequence GTGGAGTTTTGTGCTGAAAAACTTAAAGATACTATCAGAAAAAATATGGAGCTTTTCATTAGCATCAGAAGAGATTTAAATAGACTCGCCGAACTTTCGTACGAAGAGTATAAGACACAAAAATATATCACAGAAAGACTTTCAGAGTGGGGCATTGAAAACTTTCCAATAGCAAAAACAGGCGTTATTGGAATTATAAATAGGTCTGAAGAATGTATTGGAATAAGAAGCGACATGGACGCTATTTTGGTGGAAGGTCAACCAAGACACTGCTGTGGTCACGACTTTCATATGGCAGTGGTACTGGGGACAGCAAAGGTTCTTGTTGACATGGGCTTTGAAGGATGTGTCAAGTTTATATTTCAGCCTGCTGAGGAAGGGCCAGGAGGCGCAAAAAGAGTAATCGAAGAAGGCGGACTTGAAAACCCAAAGGTGACAAAGCTTTTGGGATTTCACGTATGGCCAGGTGTTGATGTTGGAACAATTGAGGTTTCAAGTGGAGCTATCATGGCAAGCGTGGATGATTTTGAGATTGAGTTTATTGGAAAAGGTGGGCATGCTGCAATGCCAGAAGCAACCAAAAATCCAATTTATCCTGCCACCGATTTTATTCAAAGTAGTAATAACTTTTTCAGCGCATTTTCCAATAAGTTATATTCTTTTCACATCTCTTTTTCTTCGATAAACAGTGGAGAAACATTTAACGTCATCTCTGAAACGTGTAAAATAAAAGGAACTGTAAGAACGTTTGATAGCAGTATGCAAGAATTTATCTATAAAAACATAAAAAAACTTGCAAAACTTTCTGCCCAAAAATATGATTGCCATGTGAATATAAATTATTATTTTCAATATCCACCTTTGATAAATAGCTATCAAGCTACTGAAGAGTTTCTTGATGTAGCAAAAAAACTTCTTGGTCCTAAAAATGTAAAAAAGGCAATCCCAAGCTTTACAGCAGAAGACTTTGCATTTTACTGTCAAATAATTCCTTCGGTTTATTTCAGGCTCGGCATAAAAGAAAAAGGCAAAGGAGAAAATCCTTTGCACTCACCATATTTTGATGCATCAGAAAACAGTATCTTTTACGGTATATTTCTTTTGGCAGGGTATTTACTTAGCCTTCAGAAGAGCTAA
- a CDS encoding L-lactate dehydrogenase → MRKPGKIVIIGTGFVGASTAFALVDAGLATELVLIDVNHAKAEGEAMDLNHGISFVKPVKIWAGDYEDCKDADIIIITAGANQKPGETRLDLTYKNAQITKSIVENIVKYTQDAILLMVTNPVDVLTYVMYKVSGLPKNQIIGSGTVLDSSRFRYLLAQHCQVDVRNVHAYILGEHGDSEIAAWSLTNIGGVNFLQECLLCGKNCSPEVKDQIFNKVKNAAYEIIERKGATYYAIALAVRRIVEAIIRDENSILPVSSIVDDVYGVKDVAISLPAIVNKSGVVKVFDIPLTDDEKEKLKNSAQVIKSVIESLNL, encoded by the coding sequence ATGCGAAAACCGGGTAAAATTGTAATAATAGGAACAGGTTTTGTTGGCGCCTCAACTGCTTTTGCTCTTGTAGATGCCGGGCTTGCAACAGAACTTGTTTTAATTGATGTAAACCATGCAAAAGCTGAAGGTGAAGCAATGGATTTAAATCACGGAATATCCTTTGTAAAACCCGTCAAGATATGGGCAGGTGATTATGAGGATTGCAAAGATGCTGATATAATAATAATCACTGCTGGTGCCAACCAAAAGCCTGGTGAAACAAGGCTTGATTTGACATATAAAAATGCGCAGATTACAAAGTCGATAGTGGAAAATATTGTCAAATACACGCAGGATGCAATACTTTTAATGGTCACCAATCCTGTTGATGTTCTCACATATGTTATGTATAAAGTTTCAGGTTTGCCAAAAAATCAGATTATAGGTTCTGGAACAGTCTTAGACTCATCGCGATTTAGATACCTCTTGGCACAGCACTGCCAGGTGGACGTTAGAAATGTCCATGCATATATCTTGGGCGAACATGGAGATAGTGAGATTGCTGCTTGGTCGCTTACAAATATAGGTGGTGTTAATTTTTTGCAAGAGTGTCTTTTATGCGGGAAAAACTGTTCACCTGAAGTAAAAGATCAAATTTTCAACAAAGTAAAAAACGCTGCATACGAAATAATTGAAAGAAAGGGTGCAACATATTATGCAATTGCACTTGCTGTCAGAAGAATTGTTGAAGCTATAATCAGAGATGAAAATTCTATACTGCCTGTCTCATCAATAGTTGATGACGTATATGGTGTAAAAGATGTTGCAATTTCCCTTCCTGCAATTGTCAACAAAAGCGGTGTTGTAAAAGTATTTGATATTCCTCTGACAGATGATGAAAAAGAAAAGCTTAAAAACTCTGCTCAGGTAATAAAAAGTGTGATAGAGTCTTTAAACCTATAG
- a CDS encoding aminotransferase-like domain-containing protein, with protein sequence MSVSIQIDKNSKKPLYLQLYEDIKQKILSGEISYMQRLPSVRNLCKMLNVNLSTVTKALSKLENEGYIKATPGSGYYVVYSEYQDKIIFEEENLIDAQGYINLASSKLPYSLYPIEWFKNSLNCAIEEYSPQIFDYIEHFKNPLKEYLVETYLKKLGIVTSPQELTVVSGAQQGIEITTKSFLKPGDTIFLENPSYLGAYHIFSNMHLNIVSIDIDQMQNIEDYIKKFSPKAIYIIPFSQNPTGVSYSKEYKEYLCEISQKYDFYIIEDDFLSDIGVDEGILPIKAYDKYDRVFYIKSFSTVTMPALRIGFVVAPRHLSEEVAYYKSMADISTSLLIQVSFYYFLKNFFDKHIENLKAYINQRQKLFLRLAKDLQIDDRLFTQDVQGIFVSFYLPPTISSATIYNKLKTQRVLVQPHTCFYHKPASTNFFRISFLDCKEDELQIAMQKIQKVLNSAYQKEEV encoded by the coding sequence ATGAGTGTATCGATACAGATTGACAAGAATTCAAAAAAGCCTCTTTACCTTCAGCTTTATGAAGATATAAAGCAAAAGATCTTGTCAGGTGAGATTAGTTATATGCAGAGGCTTCCGTCTGTGAGAAATCTTTGCAAGATGTTAAATGTGAATCTTTCCACTGTGACAAAGGCGCTGAGCAAGCTTGAAAATGAAGGCTATATCAAAGCAACCCCTGGAAGTGGCTATTACGTTGTATACAGTGAGTATCAGGATAAAATCATTTTTGAGGAAGAAAACCTTATAGATGCTCAAGGTTACATCAATTTGGCTTCATCAAAGCTTCCATATAGCCTATACCCCATCGAATGGTTCAAAAATTCTTTAAACTGCGCAATTGAAGAGTATTCACCGCAGATTTTCGATTATATCGAACATTTTAAAAATCCTCTAAAGGAGTACTTGGTAGAGACATATCTTAAAAAGCTTGGGATTGTTACAAGCCCTCAAGAGCTCACAGTTGTATCAGGTGCTCAGCAGGGAATTGAGATTACAACAAAAAGTTTTTTAAAGCCTGGCGATACAATATTTTTGGAAAATCCATCGTACCTTGGTGCATACCATATATTTAGCAATATGCACCTGAACATTGTTAGTATTGACATTGACCAGATGCAAAATATAGAAGATTACATTAAAAAGTTTTCACCAAAGGCCATATACATTATTCCTTTTTCGCAAAATCCAACCGGGGTTTCATACAGCAAAGAGTACAAGGAGTATCTGTGTGAGATTTCACAAAAATATGATTTTTACATCATTGAAGATGATTTTTTAAGTGATATAGGTGTGGATGAAGGAATTTTACCAATCAAAGCATATGACAAATACGACAGGGTGTTTTACATAAAGAGCTTTTCAACCGTTACAATGCCTGCACTGAGGATTGGATTTGTTGTCGCACCAAGGCATCTTTCCGAAGAGGTTGCATACTACAAGTCAATGGCAGATATCTCAACATCGCTTTTGATACAGGTATCTTTTTATTATTTTTTGAAAAACTTCTTTGACAAGCACATAGAAAACTTGAAAGCATACATAAACCAAAGACAAAAGCTATTTTTAAGATTGGCGAAAGACCTGCAAATAGACGACAGGCTGTTTACTCAAGATGTTCAGGGAATATTTGTTTCTTTCTACCTTCCACCAACGATATCATCTGCTACTATTTATAACAAACTCAAAACACAAAGGGTTTTAGTGCAGCCCCATACATGTTTTTATCACAAACCTGCCTCTACAAACTTTTTCAGAATAAGTTTTTTAGATTGTAAAGAAGATGAGCTTCAAATAGCCATGCAGAAAATTCAAAAGGTTTTGAATTCAGCTTACCAAAAAGAGGAGGTATGA
- the rpsT gene encoding 30S ribosomal protein S20, which produces MANTKSAKKKIKVIRRRTIENKIQKFKMKKAIKEVKKALLSGDIEKAKELYSKAAKLIDQTAAKGVIHKNNASRKKSRLMKLINKYAALSSPQPESKAQ; this is translated from the coding sequence TTGGCAAACACAAAGTCTGCTAAAAAGAAGATAAAGGTTATAAGACGAAGAACTATCGAAAATAAGATTCAAAAATTTAAAATGAAAAAGGCTATAAAAGAGGTCAAAAAAGCATTGCTTAGCGGTGACATCGAAAAAGCAAAAGAACTTTACTCAAAAGCTGCAAAGCTCATTGACCAAACAGCTGCAAAAGGTGTTATACACAAGAACAATGCTTCAAGAAAGAAATCAAGACTTATGAAACTAATCAACAAGTATGCTGCTCTATCTTCACCACAGCCAGAATCAAAAGCTCAATAA
- a CDS encoding peptide ABC transporter substrate-binding protein, producing the protein MKKRIIAAFILVVFLVTGLFLSSNYKGAVAASSKQVFTYINGAEPRYLDPALNTAADAANIIINVFEGLTRVNVKGETVPGMAEKWTVSKDGLTYTFYIRKNAKWSDGKPVTAYDFEYAWKRALDPKTASEYAYQLFYIKNGQKFNEGKAKASDVGVKALNDTTLQVTLEAPTPYFLELTNFPTYFPVRKDIVEKYGDKWATDPKTYIGNGPFIMTKWVHNSYIEFKKNPKYWDAKSITLEKIVYKLSEDDKANLMAYEAGQVDGAESVPTDEIPRLIKEKKMKIWPLLGTYYYDVNCKVKPFNDKRVRQALSLAIDRTYIVENIGKLGQKPATGFVPYGIKGISKDFRDESGHFLPVKADLAKAKKLLAEAGYPNGKGFPEIEIIYNTSEGHKKIAEAIQNMWQQLGIKVKLSNMDWKVLLERRHKKDYMVARDGWLGDYVDPMTFLDLFTSYSDNNNTNWSNPKYDELVIKAKKTSDRKQRMQYMMEAEKILMQDYAIIPIYFYVKGHVLRDYVKNYYISPLGFNYFMYAKIVK; encoded by the coding sequence ATGAAGAAACGTATTATTGCTGCCTTTATTTTGGTTGTGTTCCTTGTGACAGGTTTATTTTTAAGCTCAAATTACAAGGGAGCAGTAGCTGCTTCATCAAAACAGGTTTTTACGTACATCAATGGTGCTGAACCAAGATATTTAGATCCAGCACTCAACACTGCTGCTGATGCTGCAAACATTATAATCAACGTTTTTGAAGGTTTGACAAGAGTAAATGTAAAAGGCGAAACTGTTCCAGGTATGGCTGAAAAATGGACAGTTTCAAAAGACGGGCTTACTTACACATTCTATATAAGAAAGAATGCAAAGTGGTCGGATGGAAAACCTGTTACAGCATACGATTTTGAGTATGCATGGAAAAGAGCGTTAGACCCAAAAACAGCGTCTGAGTATGCATATCAGCTTTTCTACATCAAAAATGGTCAAAAATTCAATGAAGGTAAAGCAAAAGCATCTGATGTTGGTGTGAAGGCGTTAAATGATACAACTTTACAGGTTACATTGGAAGCACCTACACCATACTTCTTAGAACTTACAAACTTCCCAACATACTTCCCAGTAAGAAAAGATATAGTAGAAAAGTATGGTGACAAATGGGCAACTGATCCAAAGACATATATTGGCAATGGTCCGTTTATCATGACAAAATGGGTACACAACTCATATATTGAGTTTAAGAAGAATCCAAAATATTGGGATGCAAAATCTATAACACTTGAAAAGATTGTTTACAAGCTTTCGGAAGACGACAAAGCAAACCTTATGGCATATGAAGCAGGTCAGGTTGACGGTGCAGAGTCTGTGCCAACTGACGAGATTCCAAGATTAATCAAAGAAAAGAAAATGAAGATATGGCCACTTCTTGGCACATACTACTATGATGTAAACTGCAAGGTAAAACCATTTAATGACAAGAGAGTAAGACAAGCTCTTTCGCTTGCAATTGACAGAACATATATCGTGGAAAATATTGGTAAGCTTGGACAAAAGCCAGCAACAGGCTTTGTACCATACGGTATAAAAGGTATTTCTAAAGATTTCAGAGACGAATCAGGACACTTTCTACCAGTAAAAGCTGATTTAGCAAAAGCGAAAAAGCTTTTAGCAGAAGCTGGATATCCAAACGGAAAGGGCTTCCCAGAAATAGAGATTATATATAACACAAGTGAAGGACATAAGAAGATTGCAGAAGCTATCCAAAACATGTGGCAACAGCTTGGTATAAAAGTAAAACTTTCTAACATGGACTGGAAGGTTCTGCTAGAAAGAAGACATAAAAAGGATTACATGGTTGCAAGAGACGGCTGGCTTGGCGACTATGTTGATCCAATGACATTCTTGGACTTATTCACATCATACAGCGATAACAACAACACTAACTGGAGCAATCCAAAATATGATGAGCTTGTAATAAAAGCAAAGAAGACCTCAGATAGAAAGCAGAGAATGCAGTATATGATGGAGGCAGAAAAGATTTTGATGCAAGACTATGCAATAATTCCAATTTACTTCTATGTAAAAGGTCATGTACTCAGAGACTATGTAAAGAACTATTACATTTCGCCGCTTGGATTTAACTACTTCATGTATGCTAAGATTGTAAAGTAA
- a CDS encoding ABC transporter permease, whose translation MENISKELFVPVTREERQQDTIVRPSMSYWQDAWRRLKANKVAMASMWTIVFFVLLAIIGPIVMPYKYDQQIRGHEALPPSLTHLFGTDELGRDLFVRCLYGMRISLSIGIVATIINIVIGVLYGGISGYIGGKVDNIMMRIVDILYSIPLMIYVILLSVSLKPTLEKLFDKYSFLSGLQTAGAPLVCIYIALGLTYWISMARIVRGEILSLKQQEYVTAAKTIGASGWRILLRHLIPNSMGSIIVTATLQIPSAIFTESFLSFIGLGVDAPVPSLGSLASDGVNGFISYPYRLFFPSLLLCLIILAFNLFGDGLRDALDPRMRK comes from the coding sequence ATGGAGAATATATCAAAAGAACTTTTTGTACCTGTGACAAGAGAAGAAAGACAGCAGGATACAATTGTAAGACCAAGTATGAGTTATTGGCAGGATGCTTGGAGAAGGCTTAAAGCTAATAAAGTAGCAATGGCATCAATGTGGACAATAGTGTTTTTTGTATTGCTTGCCATAATTGGTCCGATTGTTATGCCATACAAATATGACCAGCAAATTAGAGGGCATGAAGCTCTGCCACCATCACTTACTCATTTATTTGGAACTGACGAGCTTGGTAGAGATTTGTTTGTAAGATGCTTGTATGGTATGAGAATCTCTCTTTCCATAGGAATTGTTGCAACAATTATAAATATCGTGATTGGTGTTCTATATGGAGGAATCTCAGGTTATATAGGTGGTAAGGTAGACAACATAATGATGAGAATAGTTGATATCCTGTACAGCATACCTTTGATGATATACGTTATTCTTCTTTCAGTATCGTTAAAACCTACTTTGGAGAAACTTTTTGATAAATATTCATTTTTAAGCGGACTTCAGACAGCGGGTGCACCACTTGTTTGTATATACATTGCACTGGGATTAACGTACTGGATTTCAATGGCAAGGATTGTACGTGGCGAGATATTGAGTTTAAAACAACAAGAGTATGTCACAGCCGCAAAGACAATTGGTGCAAGTGGTTGGAGAATTTTGCTCAGGCACCTGATTCCCAATAGTATGGGGTCAATTATAGTCACTGCTACACTGCAGATTCCAAGCGCTATTTTTACTGAGTCTTTCTTGAGCTTTATTGGCCTGGGTGTTGACGCACCTGTTCCATCACTTGGTTCTTTAGCATCAGACGGTGTTAACGGTTTTATATCATACCCTTATAGGTTATTTTTTCCGTCGCTTTTGTTGTGTTTGATAATACTTGCATTCAACTTGTTTGGGGATGGGCTCAGAGATGCACTCGACCCACGAATGAGAAAGTAA
- the holA gene encoding DNA polymerase III subunit delta — protein MAEKSKEIIKELNSQLLKKDFKKIYLFYGQEIFLIDEYTRRFSHAIVGGNLNNIVKFDGETANYNDIINEMFSISFDLEPRVLIFKNFFKYASTNSSLNLSAIIDNLKNFKSDSTYIIFKEYEAKENKLFSALKQIAFSADLVQPSMPDLVKWVQNVMSKEGKTISDNMAQEIILHYNKDMMLIYNYLQVLISYLGKRSKVTHDDILKTLTDNPQDHIFQMLDAFASKDTEGGYKYLRELYQLRTSVSKILALILRHFKILGMLKEMQETNKKQIAKQLGILEFFIDKYKKQAETFTIDKIKSIIQKTIEYEYMIKKGQIDDETALEMLLYQIVK, from the coding sequence TTGGCTGAAAAATCAAAAGAGATTATAAAAGAATTAAATTCGCAGCTCTTGAAAAAGGATTTCAAGAAGATTTACCTTTTTTATGGACAAGAAATATTTTTGATTGATGAATATACACGACGGTTTAGCCATGCCATAGTAGGTGGGAATTTGAACAATATAGTAAAGTTTGACGGTGAGACTGCAAATTATAACGATATAATAAACGAAATGTTTTCAATATCTTTTGATTTAGAGCCAAGAGTGCTAATCTTTAAAAACTTTTTCAAGTATGCATCTACAAACTCCAGCTTAAATCTTTCTGCTATCATAGATAATCTCAAGAATTTTAAAAGTGACAGTACTTATATAATCTTTAAAGAATACGAAGCAAAAGAAAACAAGCTATTTTCTGCCCTCAAACAAATAGCATTTTCTGCAGATCTTGTGCAGCCTTCTATGCCCGATTTGGTAAAATGGGTTCAAAATGTAATGTCTAAAGAAGGGAAAACAATCTCTGATAATATGGCACAGGAGATTATTCTTCATTACAACAAAGACATGATGCTTATTTACAACTATTTACAAGTTCTTATTTCGTATCTTGGTAAAAGGAGTAAGGTTACTCATGATGATATATTAAAGACATTAACAGACAACCCACAAGACCATATATTCCAGATGCTTGATGCTTTTGCCTCAAAAGACACAGAAGGTGGTTATAAGTATCTGAGAGAGCTATATCAGCTCAGGACAAGTGTCAGCAAGATTTTAGCTTTGATTTTGCGTCATTTTAAGATACTTGGAATGTTAAAAGAGATGCAGGAGACAAATAAGAAACAGATTGCAAAACAGCTTGGTATTCTTGAATTCTTTATTGACAAGTACAAAAAACAGGCAGAAACCTTTACCATTGACAAGATAAAATCTATAATCCAAAAAACCATAGAATATGAGTACATGATAAAAAAAGGGCAAATTGATGATGAGACAGCGCTTGAAATGCTTTTGTACCAGATAGTAAAATAA
- a CDS encoding ABC transporter permease yields the protein MARYILKRILWSIVSLFVIITVTFFLMRMIPGGPFTGEKTLPEQILQNLNEKYGLNKPLAVQYFKYLNSLLHGDLGISMRNQGRTVNEIIAETFPVSAKVGILAIILSLLIGIPLGIWSAVHQGKWQDNLSMVIATIFITIPGFVLAVILMYIFGVKLQLVPIMGLDEPKSYILPVVTLAAYPISFIARLIRSSMLESLSQDYIRTARAKGLSDFIVIYKHALKNSLIPVVTYLGPLIAGILTGSFVVEKIFSIPGMGRFYVDSISNRDYSLVMGTTIFYAVFLIFMNLIVDIIYVFIDPRIKLED from the coding sequence GTGGCGAGATACATACTCAAGAGAATATTGTGGTCTATTGTATCGTTATTCGTAATAATTACAGTAACCTTTTTCCTCATGAGAATGATACCAGGTGGTCCATTCACAGGTGAAAAAACTTTGCCTGAACAGATTTTACAAAACCTGAACGAAAAATACGGACTTAATAAACCTCTTGCAGTGCAGTACTTTAAGTATTTGAATAGCCTTTTGCACGGTGATTTGGGAATATCAATGAGAAATCAAGGCAGAACTGTCAATGAAATTATTGCAGAGACATTTCCTGTTTCTGCAAAGGTAGGTATTTTAGCTATAATCCTAAGCCTTTTAATAGGGATACCTCTTGGTATTTGGTCAGCTGTGCATCAAGGGAAGTGGCAAGACAATTTGTCCATGGTGATAGCTACAATTTTTATTACAATACCTGGATTTGTGCTTGCGGTAATATTAATGTATATCTTTGGCGTAAAGCTTCAGCTTGTTCCTATTATGGGACTGGATGAACCAAAAAGCTATATACTTCCGGTTGTAACGCTGGCAGCTTATCCAATATCCTTTATTGCAAGGCTTATTCGAAGCAGTATGCTTGAAAGTTTATCACAGGACTATATCAGAACTGCACGAGCGAAAGGACTTTCAGATTTTATAGTCATATACAAACATGCTCTGAAAAACTCTTTGATTCCTGTTGTAACATACTTAGGTCCTTTAATTGCAGGAATACTCACTGGTAGTTTTGTTGTTGAAAAGATTTTCTCAATCCCAGGAATGGGAAGGTTCTATGTTGATAGTATATCAAATAGAGATTATTCGCTTGTTATGGGAACAACTATATTTTATGCAGTGTTTTTGATATTTATGAACTTAATTGTTGATATTATTTATGTGTTTATAGACCCGCGTATAAAACTTGAGGACTGA
- a CDS encoding ABC transporter ATP-binding protein produces the protein MAEKLLEVKNLKTSFFTHVGEVKAVNDVSFDVYEGQTVGIVGESGSGKSVTSMSIMRLIAPPGKIVDGQIIFEGKDILKLSEKEMRDIRGNKISMIFQDPMTSLNPVFTIGNQLIEAIKIHNKVTIAQAKKRAVEMLKLVGIPSPERRLSQYPHEFSGGMRQRVMIAMALSCNPKLLIADEPTTALDVTIQAQILDLLKKLQQQLNMSIILITHDLGVVADICQKVIVMYGGIIVEEGTVDDIFYNPKHPYTWGLLRSVPKMHLGLKKRLVPIEGQPPDLLKPPKGCPFAPRCEYAMRVCLEARPPLFEVGDEHRSRCWLNHQYAPQSLLEKAKVANE, from the coding sequence TTGGCTGAAAAATTGTTAGAAGTAAAGAACCTGAAAACATCATTTTTTACACATGTTGGAGAAGTAAAGGCAGTAAACGATGTTTCGTTTGATGTATATGAGGGGCAGACTGTAGGTATTGTAGGTGAATCTGGAAGCGGGAAAAGTGTGACCTCAATGTCCATCATGAGACTTATTGCACCGCCTGGAAAAATAGTTGACGGTCAGATTATATTTGAAGGTAAGGATATACTGAAGCTTTCTGAGAAGGAAATGAGAGATATTAGAGGAAACAAAATCAGTATGATATTCCAAGACCCGATGACCTCTTTGAATCCTGTTTTTACAATTGGAAATCAGCTAATAGAGGCAATAAAAATACACAATAAAGTCACAATAGCTCAGGCTAAAAAAAGAGCAGTTGAGATGCTAAAATTAGTTGGTATCCCAAGCCCTGAGCGAAGACTTTCGCAGTACCCTCACGAGTTTTCGGGTGGTATGCGTCAGAGAGTTATGATAGCTATGGCTCTTTCGTGCAACCCCAAGCTTTTAATTGCAGATGAGCCAACAACTGCACTTGACGTTACCATCCAGGCTCAGATATTAGACCTTTTGAAAAAACTTCAACAGCAGCTTAATATGTCAATTATACTTATTACTCATGACCTTGGTGTAGTGGCAGACATATGTCAAAAGGTAATTGTAATGTATGGTGGAATTATTGTAGAGGAAGGAACTGTTGATGATATATTTTACAACCCCAAGCATCCGTATACATGGGGGCTTTTAAGGTCTGTGCCGAAGATGCATTTAGGTCTTAAAAAAAGGCTTGTGCCAATAGAAGGACAGCCACCAGATCTTCTAAAGCCGCCAAAAGGATGTCCGTTTGCGCCAAGGTGCGAATATGCAATGAGAGTATGCTTGGAAGCAAGACCACCACTTTTCGAAGTTGGGGACGAGCACAGGTCAAGATGCTGGCTGAATCACCAGTATGCTCCACAGAGCTTGCTGGAAAAGGCAAAAGTAGCAAACGAATAA
- a CDS encoding ABC transporter ATP-binding protein → MNEVLIEVKNLKKYFPVKMGLGKKGYIKAVDDVSFFIKKGETLGLVGESGCGKSTTGRTIIRLYEPTSGQIIFKGEDITKKDMLPYRKSMQMIFQDPYASLNPRMTVGDIIGEPLEIHNIAKGNEKKERVQELLRLVGLNSEHANRYPHEFSGGQRQRIGIARALAVEPEFIICDEPISALDVSIQAQIVNMLEDLQQQLGLTYLFIAHDLSMVKHISSRVGVMYLGKLVELAESNELYSNPLHPYTQALLSAIPIPDPKISKERTRIILEGDVPSPLNPPTGCRFRTRCRYAFDRCKEEEPVLKDVGCGHYVACHLMDRK, encoded by the coding sequence TTGAATGAGGTTTTGATTGAAGTAAAAAATTTAAAAAAGTATTTTCCAGTAAAAATGGGACTGGGGAAAAAAGGATATATAAAAGCGGTGGATGATGTAAGCTTTTTCATAAAAAAGGGTGAGACACTGGGACTTGTTGGTGAAAGCGGCTGTGGCAAGTCTACAACAGGAAGAACTATCATAAGGCTTTATGAGCCAACAAGCGGGCAGATTATATTCAAAGGAGAAGATATAACAAAAAAAGACATGCTTCCTTATAGAAAATCCATGCAGATGATTTTCCAGGACCCATATGCCTCACTCAATCCAAGGATGACAGTTGGTGATATTATAGGTGAGCCGCTTGAGATACACAATATTGCCAAAGGGAATGAAAAAAAAGAAAGAGTTCAAGAACTCTTAAGACTTGTAGGCCTCAATAGTGAACATGCAAACAGATATCCACACGAGTTTTCTGGTGGTCAGAGGCAGAGAATAGGTATTGCAAGGGCATTGGCAGTTGAACCTGAATTTATCATCTGCGATGAGCCAATTTCAGCGCTTGATGTATCAATTCAGGCTCAGATTGTGAATATGCTGGAAGACCTGCAGCAGCAGCTTGGACTTACTTACCTTTTTATTGCTCATGACCTGTCAATGGTAAAGCATATAAGCAGCAGGGTAGGTGTAATGTATTTAGGAAAGCTTGTGGAACTTGCAGAAAGTAACGAACTTTATAGTAATCCTTTGCATCCGTACACACAAGCACTTCTTTCCGCAATACCAATACCTGACCCGAAAATCTCTAAAGAAAGGACAAGGATTATATTAGAGGGAGATGTTCCAAGCCCCCTCAATCCACCAACCGGTTGTAGGTTTAGAACAAGATGCAGGTATGCGTTTGACAGGTGCAAAGAGGAAGAGCCAGTACTTAAGGATGTAGGTTGTGGTCATTACGTAGCCTGCCATTTGATGGACAGAAAATAA